The Thunnus maccoyii chromosome 24, fThuMac1.1, whole genome shotgun sequence DNA window cctaaacctaaccaacctaaCCAATTAAGGCAATGAgtcccagccaatcagaagcacAGTAGGGTAGGTGTTTGAAACAcaccgttttagctcctgtctctttaaggctccctTCCCGatgctctgttctgattggttcccagaagctctGCAGGccacgtaaacaaacaatagcagtcggatttcacttgttttaccTGTTCCTTACTCGAAATATAAATTTCGCAAATACATCCGTAAATGTTCGATCCCAAATCTGATCCACAACAACATGAcacaaccttagcaacaaagactactgAACAGACAGgcgtttgtgggcatgtgcaaacgATCTGACATCATAACGAGGAgaaagtagaggtaacttttgACTTGAGGGCACCATTtatacatacattcacctcaagtttcgGAAGTTTGACTACGTTTAACATAGATgcccaacattataacagtgtaaaatttgacaaaagatcacaaaaagcatgatatatcccctttaaaaTCATTGCTGATTATTTGTctttcaatcaactaattgtttaaGCTCTTGTTAGGTTGGctacaaagtgaaaaataatcaaaaataaagaataaactgTACATCTATTAATTTTAAAGGAGCCTTTTTATGATGGAAAACACAGCTACAGCTAATAAAAATTGCTAATGTGTATGTTTGATTAAGATAATGaccaaaaattgaaaaaagacAGTATTAGTGTCACTGAAATTTACCCATTATAAACCTGTTTCTATTTCAACATTGCACTGTTGACAGAGTGACATCGCTTCCAGTCAGTGACATGTTGCATGCAAAGATGTTCTACTGGGAATTTTCTGGGAAGCTTTCTTGGTAAACACTGTCATCAGGTTACTTCCTCTCTAATGAACCAGACACTGATTACCAAAATTGGGCAGTTTACTAATAGCCTACCAGTTAAAGACAGCAGTTGTTGTTACAGTAAAACAGATACAAAATGACTGATATGCATACCTTCCGCTTCATTGTTCTCCACATGTTCAGCATGTAAAGAAAAAGGAATCCTCTGCAGCCTCTGTCCCCTCTTTCCACTGTTCACCAGACAATCCACATCTCCTTTCCAGTCTGCAGATACTTTCAGTGTGATGTTGCGGCTGCTGGTAAATGTGTGGTCACTGTTTGTCGCTGTCATAGTCTTTGTTTCTTCTGAGCTGGTTGCAGGAAGTGAAACGACCCACTGAATGGAGGGAGCTGGTTTACCTGTTGCAGAGCAGCTAAACACAACCTTCacatctttctcctcttttcctctgtctgtaACTTGCACGTCTGTTTTCACCTCGGATATTCCTTGATAGAGAATTGAAACATTTTGAGTACCTCAGCCATTCTTACAACTATTCTCACAAGAgattatttgatcatttgagTACTTGTGGTTTGAATTCACAGAATCAGGGCCATATAAAAAGTTCAAATGTCAGAACTTGAAGCAAAAAGTCTTATTTTTGGGCTTCAACCACTGCATGTCTGCAAGAATATAACATTTCTTCCAGACAACCGACTTTAAACTTTAGATGTACAACTTTTgctcataatttaaaaatactattctttctctttttccatctACATGCATGGTCTTCCTGTAATTTACCTTGCACTGTGAGGCAAGTCTGTCTTCTTTGGGACCCATCTGGATACACATTGAATGAGCAAATATAACAGCTCTCATCCTCCCATGTTACATTCCTCACAGTGATAGATGATGAGTTGAGAGATGCCTCTGTGAACGTTAGTTTTTCACGGTAAGGCTCGTTCACTTGCTGTCCAAACCGCTTGCTGTAGGTTGCCAAATTCTCTATGGACTCATCCTTGAACAGCCTCTGCCACGTGACCTGGAGCACACCTGCGGGGAATCCCAGATGGTTATCGTCCAGTCAATATTTACAGAGAAAACACCtgaagtaatttaaaaaaaaaaacatttcctgaaCGTCCTCTGACGTCAGAGGGGTATTCCATCAACGCAGGTAGAGAAAGCTGGCTGGAATTGACGTTACCTTTCACGTGAGGCTCAAGCCGCTCCACTAACACAGCTTTGTTTGTTTCGTTATTTGTTAATGAATGAACATTCAGATCAGTGACTGTGGCTATATTATCAGTAGGCTAGACAATATCAGATGCATGTTTAAACCAATTTACCATTACCAGTTACATAATCAGctactctttgacacattttctctttcgcAGTATGTCCATTTACAAGCGTTGATGAAGGTTAAAAATTAAGGCGTTGCAGTTGAAGATGGAGAAACTGGAGAAGGATATAcgtacagtggaaaccgcttatagtgatcacgtctgtccggGTTAAATATCACTATGAGCTGATTAGGTATATAACcgatttcttttctttatttctcatgcagattaccatctcATTGACATATATTTATTAGCCTACGTGAATATAAAGTAAAGATGTTCCTTCCTCTCCCCAGCTGCAGCACAGGCAAAGAGAGTGGAGATCATTTCTTTAGATTTCTGTCCTCCCTTTTACTGTCATAAGCTTCCAGGAGATGACGTTTTTCACTGAGAAGAAATCACTTTCGTTTTCCCGTGATGATGTCAGTGTGCAcgcagcaccagcctcaggtgGGCAATAATGATGCCACAGCCgcttatcatgggagtaaagtgCAAACAATAGAATTACcgtagttttaaaatgtttttccacatgTTCTCATGTGAAGAGATACAAAACGAACACTGTGAGCGGGCTCCTTTATTACTATAGGTggattatttaaacagcatcaattttgtataggaatgattctgtcccaagctttttgatccatatagGCTAAACAGCTGTATTAATTTTCCACTATAtaaatttaaacacagcagaaggtcATGATTTGgtctttatttaatttccttttcgTTTCCGAACACGGACATGACAAAAGTGACgtgagcaggaaaaaaaaagacatttagcGGAACCGCCGTTTTGGAGTCTGTTTCTGCCCGTCGGATGTTCTTCGACACACAGCTGCCAAGGAGCAAGCTAGTTCGGCGGTAtgagttaccatggttactgagcagTGAATCATACAACCAATATGATGGAACGGACTCTCAATGAAATTAGCGAGGCTTATCTAAATAAGCCGGGCTTTTCCTTTATCCAGCTTGATGGAATACCTCTCTGGAATGGAGGAACTACACCAGTAAATCcttaaaaaccttaaaaacaaaacaaccaagaCTGCAGACGATTAGAAAAGGAGAATATGATCACCTGTGGGGTTCTGAAGTGTGCACCTGTAATAAGCGTCACCGCCGTAATCAGCTGTTGTATTTCCATATCCACTGATCTGCGACGCCCAggctaaaattaaaaaaaaaaaaaacagctgagtgtCGGTAAGCGCAGACTTAAGGTAAGATATGCACTTGCTGCACTCAATAATGAATGactaaaatatatttgtccTTCTAAGCGTTTTGAATGTAGATGACTTTAAATTATGCTATATAataatgttgtctttttaagaggacagaaaaacatataatataGGCATCATAACTACAAAATTCTGAACTCTATTCTGTAGATACTAACAAAGTTACCACACTGAATGTGGAGGAGGTTTGCCTCTCCTGTGTCACTCACCTTTCAACAGCAAACCGGTTAGTATCAGGAAACGAAACATTTTCATCCCAGACGTACAAACAACACTGTCAGTTCAGAGCAGAGCAGCCTTTTAAGTGCCtgtaaaagagaaagtgaaactgGGTGAGAGGGGATTTCTTCAGTTTACAGTATGTAGCATGACCATATAAACCCCAAAGGCTTTGTGTAGGTGgtgtacatttactgtatctgtAATACTATTTAAATTCTATGGTATTCTATACTTCTACTccataaatattgtaatattgaaatattgtactctatatattcattttcagattaggattttacacacaaaatatatgatTAGATTATAAAATGATGGTTTATTATACATTAAACTGCTAGTTTATGTAGCTAGTTTAAGTAGTTAACATTAACTCTACTTTGACCAATCACATTAAAGCACTGCTTACATATTAATAtatcaataacaacaaacaacaacaacaacaacaacaataataataaattactcACTGGTCACTCTGCATAATTaatactttcacttttgataCTATATTTTGTTGCTAATACTTTTACGATATAAAGTGTTGAATGCAAGACTTTTTcctgtaatggagtatttttatagcATGGTATTGCTACGTGTACTGATTTAAATACTTCTACTATGACTGCTTTTAAGCAAATGTatcatctttgtgtttctgtttttaaaccAATAGTGTAAAGATGTAAAAACAGACTATGGACCACATTAATGAGGCTGGACCATCAggttaaaatatatactttgGAATTCTCATATGATAACAGGAAAAATAAGtatattatttgattatgaaatgataatcaaataataaaatgttagtCACTTTTTATAATTTCGCAACAAAGAGCAACACTGCAAAGCAAAAAGAAAGCAAGACTTATTTCACTCTCCTTGACACTCTGAAACCGACACCGATTGACACTTCTATTCTCTGTTCTCTAACTGTTCATATTAGTACTTCTAATATTAATGCTGTAATTATTGGGgaactgtatatttactgtactgACAGCAACTCCAGTAATCTCAAAAAAGGTGGTCAAAAAAGTCCCAGAAAAAGAAAGTGCGCACATGGTACATTAACAGCTATGGTGTTGTGAAGTTTTAACACCCCGACTCCCTCAGGGAGTACATCATTTGAATCATATTTTCATGATGGTAAACATACGTGTGACACGTGACAACCTCCAGTAATTCTCATGGCAGCCAGTTAAATAGTAGGGAAGTCCATCATCACTGAAGTACTAGTGTACTTCTGTGTAACAAGTTTTGAGAAACAATGAATCATACTATAAAGGCTTTCCAGCAATATTGAGTCACCTTCAAATATAATTCAATTTACTACATTTACTAATTGATATCCCAGTCAGGACTTGGAAGAGTTAATATCCCATAATAGGTCCATTAACCACTTTACTCGACCTCATTGATACCACATTGATTTCAGAGATTCCAGCCAATAATTGCAAATGTTACACAtgtaaaaagttatttttggcACCATATTTCAGTACTGCGGGATGACTTCTACAAAAGAGAAAACCATTGCTGTTTGATATGAACCTTTGCATTTCTGTCCAAAGATACTTCATCATGGTTACATTTCAGCCCTGGGAGTGTAACATGTCATGCTTGTGAGTGGTGGATTCAGTGCTTGATAACCtatgtttcatttcataagAAAAGATAACACAATCTTACTCCCTTAATGATGTCATTAATGATGTAGTTATGACTGTTAAGTCATAACCTATTAAGAAACGTGTCAGTGTCCACACACTGCATATTGTATCTGGGAATCACAGCAAAGCCTGTAATCCTGAAACTGGAATCATGATTGAGGGAACATCCTGTGATTTATATCTTCAGGAAATGTAACAGTACAATACAATGCTACTGGATTGTTGTGCAATGGcggtcttttttcttttcttttctgcatttttcacaTGCCAACAGGAAATAGCAAAAGAGAAATAACATGCTATTTGAACCTGAGATGCTACTCTGGGTGACCCCTAAACCACCGTCACACCTCTGGTTTGTTGTCTAGGTTTGTTGTCCATTATACAATCACTAATCTTATATAGTTAAATCTCTTATGAAATCTTGTTTACTAAACATAATGAGGGAAAGTTGCGTAATAATTCCTCTTAAGTTCCATGCTAGGAAAGAACCTAAGTGCTTTCTGGAGGGGTTACTTAAGTGTAAGGTGACTGCCAAACATTTTGTAGGCAATCAATTAGCTCAAAGTCTGGACAAAATGCTAAAAGATGATGGTACTTTTGAGACAAACCTTATTTAGTAATAGTGCAGTGAACTGTCCCTAAATAAtcaacatcattttcattttcagtattaCCTTTAACGATGATAAACCTGATGAATCATCAAGATAGACTCCAAAGTGCTTCCAGGTTGGACAGTACTTTATTGATGTGTTACAGATTGTTTATAGATATATTATAGATTTTAAATATGTTGTAAGGTCCATTTTAAGTGATTTATCACATCTGGGAAGTACCTATCCTACCTGACAGCTGACACCTGTAATTTTAAACTAGAACGTGATGCTAAAAGTGTAGTAGAGGCTTGCAGTTGTGTACTATCACTATGTACCAGCCTTATAAACTAGATTAGATTACACCAGAAAGTATCTGCTATTTTGGTCACAAGGGCCACCTCCCTTACTTTTAAACTTATCTCTATGCACCCAGTTGTTGATAGTCACAGCCTGACAGCTAGTTGCAAATCAACTTGAGATTGATTTGAGAGTCTCTGAGTTATCTACACGAAATAATAGGGCTCAAATGCCACTGCTTCATCAGTCAAGGATTTGTTGTTGCTAGAGTATTCACACAGGATACAGGGAGGACTGACAGGCCTTACTGTAAGGTGTATTGCAACCTCATGCAAAGAAATACATTGAGATGGGATTATAAAATGGTCCCTTCTGGTGCAATATTCAATCTCTGAAGAGTCttggttttgtatttgtatgtgatGACAATAAGCAGCAGTTGGTTTATGCTCATTAGAGATGGACAGTAAGCTTAATTTGTTCAGGTTTGTCAACAGATAATGACATTTCATGCAGAGAAATTGAATTGTTATAATCTGAATAATGTCTAGTATCAGCACTGCTGTagagagaaaacagcaacaaacatgTTATTGAGATTTTCAAATGGATGTAGaacagtgtttcctctataatTGTACAGACCCAGTGGGCCaccaggccaacgagaacccccaccaggccaaaaaaatatttttttgaatgccaaaaataataCCAAATATCCATTTATTCAGAAGTCAATAATCATAtgtgtttgggagcctctgtgcaacACTGTTCaaaaacatgagtcaacctctgtgtcagTGCCTGTGAAACTCTTGATGTGATGCGAGTGCCAGTAACAGAGTTCCTTTAAATTACTGCAGAGCAAGAGCATATGGGATGCAGTTTAGCTAATGTGAGCATGgcacaaatatataaatatatcaacatttttctccaAAAGTCTAGagtcaagcaaaaatacagatgGGGAAGTAGGGAGAGGGACAGCTTATTTTTAAGCAATAAATGCAGCTTATTAAGTCATCCTCTTCTTGTGACCACTTTGTTTTAAGTCTTGAATATACcaagcaaacaaaaattt harbors:
- the LOC121891963 gene encoding OX-2 membrane glycoprotein-like; translated protein: MKMFRFLILTGLLLKAWASQISGYGNTTADYGGDAYYRCTLQNPTGVLQVTWQRLFKDESIENLATYSKRFGQQVNEPYREKLTFTEASLNSSSITVRNVTWEDESCYICSFNVYPDGSQRRQTCLTVQGISEVKTDVQVTDRGKEEKDVKVVFSCSATGKPAPSIQWVVSLPATSSEETKTMTATNSDHTFTSSRNITLKVSADWKGDVDCLVNSGKRGQRLQRIPFSLHAEHVENNEAEGGGMSSSGIALLIAAVMFLSCIVVAAVIQRKRLKGDRRFEHVENLSNV